From the Leptospira congkakensis genome, the window CAATCGAATCATTGAAGAAAATCAAAACTGAAAATATTTTTACGATCTCTATTATTCTACCGAAAATAAAATACTATCCAATGTTGACACATTCTGTTTTTAAAGAAAATATGAAGAAAACATGTAATGATTTAATTAATATTCGGATACCGGATTGGAAAATTCGCCAGCCTCATTTAATGACTGAACATATTTCCTTAGAAAAGAAAATTTATAGACTTTTAACTGAATTAGAAAAAGGGACTAAATTACTAAGTATTTGGAGAATGTGGTTGGTAAGTGTTTTCATAGGCTATGTAATTTCATTACTCGTATCCAATCTTAAGATTAAAAAAATAGGATGGTTTTCCGACCGAGATGCTATAAACGATTTATATAATTACCTTTCAAAAGACTTCGTATCGATTTTCGTTAGTGGCTTGGCTAGAAAAACTGATTTTGAATTAATTATTGGCGATGCACGATGCACGGCAGAAACATGGTTTGATGAAATACTCAGAGTTTCCGATTACATTGCAGGAGCGTTAAGTGATTTTAATTTTGAAAATAGAATTTCATCGAAGGAAAAATTCCAGAAAGTAGTATCTCATTATCTTTCAAATAATGAAAAATCATTAATTTACAGATTTACAGCAAAAAATACAGACTTCCGGTGCATGAGAGTTCAATTTTAATAATTAATTTTTTAATGGTCTCTACTTCGTATAACATCGCGGAAACGGTGCGCTTCGGCACTTACGGCCTCGCTTGGGCTGCGCCACATTCCCTTTCTGTTACTCGCTCGCATACGCAAGTTACGTGCGAGTCCCTAACGTCCCATCGGGACTCAGGGTCAGGGAACTTCGATTAGCCTAGTTCGTTATACGACATTACTTAAATGAAACAAAAGATATACAAACTTACAATAATCCTAGTATCCTTTCTCTTAATAATTTATACTAGTCTATTTATATATACTGTTGGTAACGCTTACTACATAAGAGAAAAAGCATCGGTAATTAATGAATTGAAAATCTCAAAGTCAATACTTTCCGATAAATCATTTAAACCTATTTATATTTTTAAATGTGAATCAAATTCCGTCACTTTACCTTTGGAAGTTTGCGAAAATTTTAAACAAAAATATCCAAAACTATGTTCTCAATCCCACTTTTCGTTTGTTTTAGATCAATATGACTTCTGCGATTCAATAGACTATAAAGGCAAAGTCCAATTTGGGAACGTATCTTGCCCTGAGCACTTATATGATTTGTTTCACAAGAATTATGATAATTCTTTTTTCCTACCATTTGATGAATTTATTCAAGACACAAGTAACATACTTTTCTTAGAATCTTTTTTCGCATTTCATAAAGACTATTCCATTGATTTATTGAGACTTGAAAATGGCCAACTAGAAGTAATTTCGAAGACAAATATCACTATAATTACTAAAAGTGGAAGTCTACTACGCCTAGAGCTACCAAGTGAAGTAAATAAAAGTCTAGAATCTATATTGCAATATTCAAAATTCATAGGATGTGATGTAGTTAAAAACTATGTAAATTAAAGTCACATAATATTCATTATATGAGATTCAAAAAATATTATCTATGGCAAATAAAATGATAAACCAAATAAAATACATTACTTTATTGATCACCACACTTTCGTGTATGACAATTCCAGTTGAAAACTATGAATTAAATTATCTTGATTATGATAAAATTAGCATAAATAAAACGGCAAAAATTCTTATCTTTGAAGACCTTAGAAAAGGTGAAAATAAGGATGATTCAATACTTGCCATGATCCCTTTGGTTTTTTCAGCTGGAGCCAAATTGAATTTTCCTGAGGCAGATACATTAAGTGTTAATTCACCTATCAAATACTATATAGCTGATATTATCAAAAGAGAATTGGCTAACCAATATCAGTTTAAAAAAATTTTTATTTCTGAAAATACTTCCGATAATGAAGATTTCAATATTTTTGGAAAAATTAATACTTATACATGTAATAGGTATAATACTACGTATGGATTGGGACTTTTTGGAGTATTTACGTGGTATTTTGGCGCGCCGATTTTTAAGACAGAGTGTATTATAAATCTAGAAATTTTAATTAAAAATAAATCAGGAGGAGTTATTTTCAATAATAGCTACCTTGAAAATGAGACCAATTATATTGGTTTGTATTACAACCTAACTACCTCCTCAAAAATACATCCTATGTTAATGAAAAAAGTTATGTATAAAATAAATTTAGATTTGAAATCAATCCTTCGTTAGTTTTTAAAAATTCGTTTAATTTGTGCTAACTGTTCAGAAATGCATTCTCTTTCATGCCCTGCCTCAGATTTGGGGAGAACCTACTTCGATTCGTTGGACCGAAGAAGGAAATTAGAAAAGTAGAAAGAAAATGAACTTTACTTTTCTCAATCGAGTTCGGGTTGTTTTACTGGACTGTATTGAACGCTGGTTTTTTGAATTTCTTAAATAAGAGAACTTTATGAAATAGGAAAAGGTAATATGAGAAAAATTATATTAGATCTAGCTGTAACATTAGATGGTTTTATTGAAGGTCCTAATGGAGAAATTGATTGGTGTATCATGGATGATGATATGAACTTTGATGGATTCTTGTCCACAATTGATACAATTTTTTATGGTCGGATAAGTTATGACAACTGGGGTAACTATCAACCGGTAAATGATGCTACTCAAGCAGAAGTTAAACTTTGGGAAGGAGTTCATTCAAAGAAAAAATATGTATTTTCAAATCATCCAAAAATTGATAACAACGCCGAATACATCAGTTCAGATATCCTAAAAAAAGTGGAGGAGATAAAAAAGCAGAATGGAAAAGACATTTGGCTTTACGGAGGTGCCAGTCTTATTAAAACATTTATCAATCATAATCTTATCGATATTTATCGTATTTCAATTCATCCTATTGCATTGGGAAGTGGGAAGCCATTGTTTGAAGATTTAAAGGAAAGACTCAATCTTACCTTGATTGAAACAAACAGATTTAAGTCAGGAGTAGTTCAGGTTATTTACGACAAGGGCTAATGAGTCAGAACATTAATATCAAAAAAACAATCAGTGATGAACTTGAATTTTAAAAATAATAACTTAGTAGGCAGTTTCAGAGATTGGTAGCTAAATTGATTTGGAGTGGTATCTACTTTCTCTATTTTTCTTCCGCCACTGCATCGTCTGCAACGACTAGGTGTTTGTATTTTTCCGGTTGGTTGGTTTTAAGATAAAATTCTAAAATAGTTTCCACATCGGCTTCGGTTTTCATCGCAAACCATTTTCCTTCGGGGTAAGATACTTGGATGGGACCAAGTTCACAACGATCCAAACAACCAGATTTTTGAACTCGGAATTTATATTGAATTCCCGCTTTGGCTGCTTTTTGTTTGAGGAGTTTTAGAAGTTCAATGGAACCTTGGTTTCCACAAGACACCCGTTCTCCGGGTGCCCTTTGGTTTTCGCAGACAAAAACATGTTTTTCGTAAAACATTGGTTTTCTTTTCCTTCAATTTCCTAAACGGCGTAGTCTTCCATGGGAATACAAGAACAAACCAAGTTACGATCTCCGTACACATTGTCCACACGACCTACACTTGGCCAAAACTTACGTGTGCGTAACCAAGGAAGAGGGTAAGCCGCTCGTTCTCTTGGATAAGAATGGTTCCAAGAGTCGCTGATGACCATGTCTGCCGTGTGAGGAGAATTTTTAAGTGGGTTGTCTTCTTTGGAAAGAACTCCCGACTCAATGTCTTTGATTTCTCCGGCAATGGCTAACATAGAGTCAATGAATCTATCGAGTTCTTCTTTCGATTCAGATTCTGTTGGTTCGACCATAAGAGTTCCTGGAACTGGAAAAGACATAGTGGGTGAATGGAATCCAAAGTCGATAAGCCTTTTGGCGATATCTTCTACTTCAACTCCACTTGTTTTTTTGAATCCACGCATATCCAAAATACACTCGTGAGCCACTAGACCCTTGTTCCCACGATACAATACTGGAAATGAAGATTCTAATTTTTTAGCGATATAGTTTGCATTGAGGATTGCGATCTTAGTTGCAAATTGTAATCCTTCAAATCCAAGCATGGCAATGTATGCCCAAGATATTACTATGATCGATGCCGATCCCCAAGGTGCAGCAGATACCGCCCACTGGCTGTTATTCGACCCATTTTCCACAAGGCTATGTCCTGGAAGGAAAGGTGCTAAGTGTTCGGCAACACCGATTGGTCCAACACCTGGCCCACCACCACCGTGAGGGATACAAAAAGTTTTATGAAGGTTTAAATGGCAAACATCAGCACCAATATCACCAGGTCTTGTGAGTCCCACTTGGGCATTCATATTGGCTCCATCCATATAGACTTGCCCACCGTTATCATGTATGGTTTGGCAAATTTCTTTGATGGAAGCTTCGAACACACCATGTGTGGAAGGATAGGTTACCATAAGGGCACCTAAACTACTTTTGTATTCGACTGCTTTTTTCTTAAGATCATCTACATCAATGTTACCATTGGAATCACAATTCACAGGAACCACTTTGAATCCAGCCATCACTGCAGATGCAGGATTGGTTCCGTGTGCCGAGATAGGGATGAGACAAATATCTCTATGCATATCGTTACGACTTTGGTGATAATTACGAATGGCAAGTAAACCTGCATATTCTCCTTGCGAACCAGCGTTAGGTTGAAGAGAAACCTCAGCAAAACCTGTGATTTCACAAAGCCATTTTTCTAATTGGCTAAAAAGTGTTCTATACCCTTCGGTTTGGTTTTCAGGAACAAAAGGATGGATATTGGATAGTTCTGGCCAAGTGACAGGATACATCTCAGTTGATGCATTGAGTTTCATGGTACAGGAACCAAGTGCAATCATAGAAGTTGTCAGTGACAAATCTTTGGATTCCAATCTACGGATGTAACGAAGCATCTCTGTTTCTGTATGGAAACTATTGAAAACTGGATGAGTCAGATAAGATGACTTACGTTCCATGATTTCTGGAATTTTCCATTCTTCTTTGGTCGTTAGATCTTCTAAAGCAAAATGAAGGGATTTGTTTTCGTTAAATATTTCCAAAAGGTCTTTAATGTCTTTTAGATTGGTGGTTTCATCTAAAGAGATACTGATCACATGACCAGAAACCTGTCTAATGTTGATTTCTCGTTCTTCTGCATAGTGTATGATCTCTGCAGAAGAAATTTTAGACAATTCTACACGAATGGTATCAAAATAGGGATTGGAAATGATTTTGTATCCAAGTTTTTCAAGACCAGTGGCAAGGATCGTTGTCATACGATGCACTCGTGATGCAATTTGTTTTAAACCTTTAGGTCCGTGGTAAACGGCATACATAGAAGATAATACAGCAAGTAAAACTTGCGCTGTACAAATGTTAGATGTTGCTTTGTCCCTACGAATGTGTTGTTCTCGTGTTTGAAGGCTTAGGCGGTAACCAGGTTTTCCTTGAGAGTCTTTGGAAACTCCAATGAGACGACCAGGCATGTTTCGTTTGTATTCTTCTTTGGTGGCAAAGTATCCTGCATGTGGTCCACCAAATCCAAGTGGCAATCCAAATCGTTGTGTAGTTCCCACAACAACATCCGCATTCATCTCACCAGGTGCTTTCAAAATAGTAAGTGCTAAAAGATCAGCCGCCACTACTGTTTTTGCTCCCACTTTGTGAAGGCTTTCTATAAATTCACTAAAATCATAAATGGTTCCATCAGTAGATGGGTATTGAACAATCGCTCCAAAAAAATCATTGGAAGGAACCATCTTCTTAAAAGATCCTACAACAATATTAATTCCTAGCGGAATCGCGCGAGTGCGGATCACATCTAAAGTTTGTGGGTGAACAGACTGTGACACAAAGAATGATTTTCCTTGTGTGTCCTCTTTTAAAGAGAATAACATGTTCATGGCTTCTGCCGCTGCTGTCCCTTCATCCAGAAGAGATGCGTTGGCAATTTCCATTCCCGTTAAATCGGTGATCATCGTTTGGAAGTTGATGAGAGCTTCCATTCGACCTTGGGCAATTTCTGCTTGGTACGGAGTGTACGCCGTATACCAGCCTGGATTTTCTAAAATGTTCCTTTGGATCACGGCAGGTGTGATACAAGAGTTGTAACCAAGACCTAAATAAGATCTATAGATTTTGTTTTTAGAAACAATTTTCTTTAGTTCTCTTTGGAGAGCATATTCACCAACAGGAGTAGGTAAGTTGAGTTCCTTTCGCAAACGAATGTTTTCCGGAACCGCATCATTAATGAGATCATCCAAAGCCTTATAACCAATTGTGTTGAGCATTGAAGAAACTGTTTCTTCTGTCACACCGACATGGCGACGGAGGAAGGTATCACTTGGCTCTAATGTTTCTTCGTAAGGGGAATGGATCGGTAATGTAGGTTTTGCGGAACTCACTTTAGAAAAACTCCTATTAATCTAGTTTAGATACGTATTCTTTGTACTGCGCTGCTGTTAAAAGACTTCCGAGTTCGGAAGTTTGGATGTTTTTTAATTTTACCATCCAAGTATCAAAAGGTTCTGCATTCACTGCTGCTGGATTAGAACCGAGAGCGGAATTTGTTTCCACAACTTCACCAGAAATCGGTGAATACAAATCTTCAGCTGCTTTTACTGATTCAATGGTTCCAAGGCTGTCTTTTGCTTTGATTTGTTTTCCTGGTTTAGGAAGGTCAATAAACACAATGTCACCAAGTGCATTTTGTGCAAAGTCAGTGATTCCAATTTGTGCCACATCACCTTCTACTTTGACCCATTCATGTTTTTCCGTATAATAATATCCGTCTCTTGCTTGTGTATCTGCCATGATTTTTCCTCTTCGATGCGACTCTTTCGTTTAACGATTGTTTCGGACACTGCCTTGGATGAAGGCACCAGTCTCTACTTTTGCCAATTTCTTCTGCCCACGAATCTCCACAAATACTTCCACTTGGTTTTTGGCGAATTCGGTGTCTAGAATGGCTAATCCTAGGGATTCTTTCCGGCTGGGAGAATGGGTTCCCGAGGTAGATTTGCCAATTTCTTTCCCATCACCAGAGAAAATTGGGAAATTTTCACGTAAAACCCCAGGTTCCATCAGGCGAATGCCCACAACTTTGCGTTTGGGACCATTCTTTTTATCTGCAATGATCCGCGCGTACCCTAAGTAAGGTGAGGGTTTTTCTTTGACAATAAAGTTGATTCCCGATTCTACAGGAGTCCATTCTGCATTCAGTTCATGGCCATACAGCGGGTATTTTGCTTCAAGTCTTAGTGTGTCACGAGCGCCAAGACCTACGGGAACCAAACCAAAATCTTTCCCAATTTCTAATAAATCTTTCCAAATGTTGACACCGAGAGTGTTGGATGTATAAATCTCAAATCCATCCTCACCCGTATAACCTGTACGAGATACGATGATGGTTTCACCTTTCCAATTCATTTCTTCAAAATGATAATAGAGGATGGAACTTAAGTCCTTACCAAGATATTTGGAAAATATTTCATCTGCTTTTGGGCCTTGTAATGCAATTTGATGCCAGTTTTTACTATCATCAACAACAGAAACGTTCCCTTTTTTATATGTTT encodes:
- a CDS encoding dihydrofolate reductase family protein, encoding MRKIILDLAVTLDGFIEGPNGEIDWCIMDDDMNFDGFLSTIDTIFYGRISYDNWGNYQPVNDATQAEVKLWEGVHSKKKYVFSNHPKIDNNAEYISSDILKKVEEIKKQNGKDIWLYGGASLIKTFINHNLIDIYRISIHPIALGSGKPLFEDLKERLNLTLIETNRFKSGVVQVIYDKG
- a CDS encoding (2Fe-2S) ferredoxin domain-containing protein, yielding MFYEKHVFVCENQRAPGERVSCGNQGSIELLKLLKQKAAKAGIQYKFRVQKSGCLDRCELGPIQVSYPEGKWFAMKTEADVETILEFYLKTNQPEKYKHLVVADDAVAEEK
- the gcvP gene encoding aminomethyl-transferring glycine dehydrogenase, producing MSSAKPTLPIHSPYEETLEPSDTFLRRHVGVTEETVSSMLNTIGYKALDDLINDAVPENIRLRKELNLPTPVGEYALQRELKKIVSKNKIYRSYLGLGYNSCITPAVIQRNILENPGWYTAYTPYQAEIAQGRMEALINFQTMITDLTGMEIANASLLDEGTAAAEAMNMLFSLKEDTQGKSFFVSQSVHPQTLDVIRTRAIPLGINIVVGSFKKMVPSNDFFGAIVQYPSTDGTIYDFSEFIESLHKVGAKTVVAADLLALTILKAPGEMNADVVVGTTQRFGLPLGFGGPHAGYFATKEEYKRNMPGRLIGVSKDSQGKPGYRLSLQTREQHIRRDKATSNICTAQVLLAVLSSMYAVYHGPKGLKQIASRVHRMTTILATGLEKLGYKIISNPYFDTIRVELSKISSAEIIHYAEEREINIRQVSGHVISISLDETTNLKDIKDLLEIFNENKSLHFALEDLTTKEEWKIPEIMERKSSYLTHPVFNSFHTETEMLRYIRRLESKDLSLTTSMIALGSCTMKLNASTEMYPVTWPELSNIHPFVPENQTEGYRTLFSQLEKWLCEITGFAEVSLQPNAGSQGEYAGLLAIRNYHQSRNDMHRDICLIPISAHGTNPASAVMAGFKVVPVNCDSNGNIDVDDLKKKAVEYKSSLGALMVTYPSTHGVFEASIKEICQTIHDNGGQVYMDGANMNAQVGLTRPGDIGADVCHLNLHKTFCIPHGGGGPGVGPIGVAEHLAPFLPGHSLVENGSNNSQWAVSAAPWGSASIIVISWAYIAMLGFEGLQFATKIAILNANYIAKKLESSFPVLYRGNKGLVAHECILDMRGFKKTSGVEVEDIAKRLIDFGFHSPTMSFPVPGTLMVEPTESESKEELDRFIDSMLAIAGEIKDIESGVLSKEDNPLKNSPHTADMVISDSWNHSYPRERAAYPLPWLRTRKFWPSVGRVDNVYGDRNLVCSCIPMEDYAV
- the gcvH gene encoding glycine cleavage system protein GcvH, whose protein sequence is MADTQARDGYYYTEKHEWVKVEGDVAQIGITDFAQNALGDIVFIDLPKPGKQIKAKDSLGTIESVKAAEDLYSPISGEVVETNSALGSNPAAVNAEPFDTWMVKLKNIQTSELGSLLTAAQYKEYVSKLD
- the gcvT gene encoding glycine cleavage system aminomethyltransferase GcvT, encoding MVPESERESAVELKQTPLHTIHKEMGAKMVPFGGWDMPVQYTGIIQEHLATRSAAGLFDVSHMGEIFVTGNEVDVLSFLESVTCNTITGMKVGQVQYNAVVNEDGGLVDDITVYKFSDSKYMICSNASNNPAVTKHLETYKKGNVSVVDDSKNWHQIALQGPKADEIFSKYLGKDLSSILYYHFEEMNWKGETIIVSRTGYTGEDGFEIYTSNTLGVNIWKDLLEIGKDFGLVPVGLGARDTLRLEAKYPLYGHELNAEWTPVESGINFIVKEKPSPYLGYARIIADKKNGPKRKVVGIRLMEPGVLRENFPIFSGDGKEIGKSTSGTHSPSRKESLGLAILDTEFAKNQVEVFVEIRGQKKLAKVETGAFIQGSVRNNR